A part of Desulfomicrobium apsheronum genomic DNA contains:
- a CDS encoding S16 family serine protease, translating to MMFFRKQELEAPVQPADPTGLREKCRQAELPEAVGVAVESEISRMEKTDAAVAEYSIGLNYVETLLSLPWNAVTQDNLDLAQAAEVFDGSHAGLGQVRERVLEHLASRVLHSKRQASLLIVDDEPIARSNLRHVLAREGYAVEVAANGEEAMALLARQEFDCIVTDLKMDRMDGMQLLEAARAVAPETKFILVTGYATVDTAVQALKTGAVHYLSKPIDLNELREAVRSALLSRTHRYSNRSPILCFVGPPGVGKTSVGKAIAEALGRRFYRMSLADLRDEAELRGHRRTYVGAMPGRIIQALKSVGVRNPVFMLDEMDKIGQDVKGDPAMAMLEILDPEQNARYVDRYLEMPFDLSEVLFIATANGVERLAGPLLDRLEVVQFSGYSEGEKLDIATRFLLPRQLRGHGLISPYPTILPEALVRIIREYTNESGVRGLEREIARMCRKLARLRLDGGAEAVAAPVGSEGAAVLLGPARFRHDDAKAGGLVGTATGLVWSETGGEIIFVEATRMRGPGQLILTGSLGGVLKESAQIALSFIRSNAGTLGVEPDFFEGHDIHIHIPAGGIAKDGPSAGLTIAVALVSLLTGRPARSDVALSGELSLVGRVLPVSGVREKILAALRGRAAMVVLPEANAADVEALRESVADLPPVVLVGRVEQALAVVMSSQEGEPCTE from the coding sequence ATGATGTTTTTTCGCAAACAGGAACTTGAAGCTCCGGTACAACCGGCGGACCCGACGGGATTACGGGAGAAATGTCGACAGGCGGAGCTGCCCGAGGCCGTGGGCGTCGCCGTCGAATCCGAAATCAGCCGCATGGAGAAGACCGATGCGGCGGTGGCGGAATACTCCATCGGGCTCAATTATGTGGAGACCCTTCTTTCGTTGCCGTGGAACGCCGTGACCCAGGACAATCTGGACCTGGCGCAGGCCGCGGAAGTCTTCGACGGAAGCCATGCGGGTCTGGGGCAGGTCCGGGAGCGTGTGCTTGAGCATCTGGCGTCGAGAGTGCTGCATTCCAAACGGCAGGCCTCGCTGCTCATCGTCGACGACGAGCCCATTGCCCGCTCCAACCTGCGCCATGTGCTGGCGCGGGAAGGGTATGCGGTGGAGGTCGCGGCCAACGGCGAAGAGGCTATGGCCCTTCTTGCCCGTCAGGAGTTCGATTGCATCGTCACGGACCTGAAGATGGACCGCATGGACGGCATGCAGCTCCTTGAGGCGGCCAGGGCCGTGGCTCCGGAGACGAAATTCATTCTGGTCACGGGATACGCCACGGTGGACACCGCTGTGCAGGCCTTAAAGACCGGGGCCGTGCATTATCTCTCAAAACCCATAGATCTCAACGAATTGCGGGAGGCGGTGCGTTCGGCGCTGCTCTCTCGCACGCACCGCTATTCCAATCGTTCGCCGATCCTGTGCTTTGTCGGACCTCCGGGCGTGGGCAAGACCTCGGTCGGAAAGGCCATCGCCGAAGCCCTCGGACGGCGCTTCTATCGCATGTCCCTGGCCGATCTGCGCGACGAGGCCGAGCTGCGCGGACACCGTCGGACCTATGTCGGGGCCATGCCCGGGCGCATCATCCAGGCTTTGAAGAGCGTGGGCGTGCGCAATCCGGTCTTCATGCTCGATGAGATGGACAAGATCGGCCAGGACGTGAAAGGCGATCCGGCCATGGCCATGCTCGAAATCCTGGATCCGGAACAGAACGCGCGCTACGTGGACCGCTACCTGGAGATGCCCTTCGATCTGTCCGAGGTGCTCTTCATCGCCACAGCCAACGGGGTCGAGCGCCTGGCCGGGCCGCTTCTGGACCGGCTGGAGGTGGTGCAGTTCTCGGGATACTCCGAGGGCGAAAAGCTCGACATCGCGACCCGCTTCCTGTTGCCGCGCCAGCTGCGCGGGCACGGTCTGATCAGCCCGTATCCCACGATTCTCCCCGAGGCCCTGGTGCGCATCATCCGCGAGTACACCAACGAGTCCGGAGTGCGGGGCCTTGAGCGCGAGATCGCGCGGATGTGCCGTAAGCTGGCCCGGCTGCGTCTGGACGGAGGGGCCGAGGCCGTGGCCGCGCCCGTGGGAAGCGAGGGCGCGGCGGTCCTGCTCGGACCTGCGCGGTTTCGCCATGACGACGCCAAGGCAGGAGGTTTGGTCGGCACCGCCACCGGCCTGGTCTGGTCGGAAACGGGCGGTGAGATCATCTTTGTCGAGGCCACGCGCATGAGGGGGCCGGGCCAGCTCATCCTGACCGGCTCCCTTGGCGGCGTGCTCAAGGAGTCGGCCCAGATCGCGCTCAGCTTCATCCGCAGCAACGCGGGGACGCTTGGCGTCGAGCCGGATTTTTTCGAGGGGCACGACATCCACATCCACATCCCGGCCGGGGGCATCGCCAAGGATGGTCCTTCAGCCGGGCTGACCATCGCCGTGGCCCTGGTCTCCCTTTTGACGGGGCGTCCGGCACGCTCGGACGTCGCCCTTTCCGGGGAACTGTCCCTGGTTGGCCGGGTGCTGCCCGTCAGCGGGGTGCGCGAGAAGATTCTGGCCGCCTTGCGCGGACGGGCGGCCATGGTCGTGCTCCCCGAGGCCAACGCGGCCGATGTCGAGGCCCTGCGCGAAAGTGTCGCGGACCTGCCTCCGGTGGTGCTGGTGGGGCGGGTCGAGCAGGCCCTGGCGGTGGTCATGAGCAGTCAGGAGGGCGAGCCATGTACGGAGTGA
- a CDS encoding sensor histidine kinase, translated as MYGVISRFASGKIRRIVLFGMILSVLGFSVLGAISYRYLLQIEDALALAEVVDDLSSEILEIRRYEKNYLLYALEEDYLETLRYCDKALSIIERIEPREGGLIGADLKGRVTLVQLRDDLLRYKELFSIIATQPGSNNDENDPQGVELRDQGKDLVDVVRQFVLYQRERILDIVGTLKHQLALAIGAFTGVAIFFSWLVGRRIFGALGIIEHSTRQIVQGNFKPLPLPDTSDETRGVVEAFNHMIEELERRQNQLLQEKKLASLGVLTSGIAHQLNNPLNNISTSCQILQEDLEAALPVDQALTRQMLDNIYQEVSRSRDIVKGLLEFARETEFCLKPVPLHAVVQRAVTLVSSEVPSGVRILTEIPDHIKLPLDSQRFQEVLLNLMINAIHAISPPGVISLSARSDPGSGEAVLQVTDTGGGISPEHLGRIFDPFFTLKDTGTGLGLSVVFGIIKKHGGTISVESRMGEGTTFTLHLPLGGDTSGAS; from the coding sequence ATGTACGGAGTGATCTCGCGATTTGCCAGCGGCAAGATCCGGCGCATCGTCCTTTTCGGCATGATTTTGTCCGTGCTTGGGTTTTCGGTGCTCGGAGCCATCTCCTACCGGTATCTGCTGCAGATCGAGGACGCCCTTGCCCTGGCCGAGGTCGTGGACGATTTGAGCAGTGAGATTCTGGAAATCCGCCGGTACGAGAAGAACTACCTGCTTTACGCGCTGGAAGAGGATTACCTTGAAACCCTGCGCTACTGCGACAAGGCCCTGTCCATCATCGAACGCATCGAGCCCCGGGAAGGCGGTTTGATCGGCGCCGACCTGAAGGGACGGGTGACCCTGGTCCAGCTTCGGGATGACCTGCTCCGTTACAAGGAGCTGTTTTCGATCATCGCCACCCAGCCGGGGAGCAACAATGACGAGAACGATCCCCAGGGCGTCGAACTGCGCGACCAGGGCAAGGATCTGGTCGATGTGGTGCGGCAGTTCGTGCTCTACCAGCGCGAACGCATTCTGGACATTGTCGGGACCCTGAAACATCAGCTGGCCTTGGCTATTGGAGCCTTCACGGGCGTGGCCATATTTTTTTCCTGGCTGGTCGGGCGGAGGATTTTCGGCGCGCTCGGCATCATCGAGCACTCCACGCGCCAGATCGTGCAGGGCAATTTCAAGCCTCTGCCCCTGCCGGACACCAGCGATGAAACGCGGGGCGTGGTGGAGGCCTTCAACCACATGATCGAGGAACTCGAACGCAGGCAGAATCAGCTCCTGCAGGAAAAGAAGCTGGCCTCGCTCGGCGTCCTGACCTCGGGCATCGCCCATCAGCTCAACAATCCGCTCAACAACATCTCCACCTCCTGTCAGATCCTGCAGGAAGACCTGGAGGCGGCCCTGCCCGTCGATCAGGCATTGACCCGGCAGATGCTCGACAACATCTATCAGGAAGTCAGCCGCTCGCGCGACATCGTCAAAGGGCTTCTCGAATTCGCCCGGGAAACGGAATTCTGTCTCAAGCCCGTGCCGCTGCATGCGGTCGTGCAGCGGGCGGTGACACTGGTTTCAAGCGAAGTGCCGTCGGGAGTGCGCATCCTGACCGAGATTCCGGATCACATTAAGCTTCCCCTCGACAGCCAGCGCTTTCAGGAGGTGCTTTTGAACCTGATGATAAACGCCATCCACGCCATAAGCCCCCCCGGAGTGATCTCCCTCTCCGCAAGGTCCGACCCCGGGTCGGGGGAGGCGGTGCTGCAAGTGACCGATACCGGCGGGGGCATCTCGCCGGAACATCTGGGCCGCATCTTCGATCCCTTCTTCACGCTCAAGGACACGGGCACGGGCCTTGGCCTGTCGGTGGTGTTCGGCATCATCAAGAAGCACGGGGGCACCATCAGCGTCGAGAGCCGGATGGGCGAAGGCACCACGTTCACCCTGCACTTGCCCCTCGGCGGTGACACTTCGGGGGCATCGTGA
- a CDS encoding sigma-54-dependent transcriptional regulator, with translation MSAQDVHGRVPEPSTPPQARILVVDDEHISRDNLALALARQGHDTVTASGGTEALGLLRESDFDMVLTDLMMEGMDGLALLREVKSRHPDVEVVVITGYPTVDTAVEAMRAGAYDYLAKPYRIDEARLLVHKALEKRRLKLEVARLREQLRERTLPVPMLGAAPCMVELKRTIAQVAPSDVTVLILGETGTGKEVAARMVHLFSRRSEARFLAINCGAFNEELLESELFGHEQGAFSGATRQKKGLFEAAEGGTLFLDEVGEMSLAMQVKLLRAVQERCIRRVGGTADIPVDVRLVAATNKDLKTEVETGRFRQDLYFRLNVLVLNMPPLVQRREDLPLLARYFAEKASRETERPAPGISDEVMEILGRYAFPGNVRELQNVIERAVVFCNGDEIRPAHLSPELREVSMHVSRAGDRQPMTLEECEREQIRWTLEHAADNRTLAAKLLGIDRASLWRKIKRHGL, from the coding sequence GTGAGCGCCCAGGATGTCCACGGCCGCGTTCCGGAGCCGTCAACGCCCCCGCAGGCCAGGATTCTGGTGGTCGATGACGAGCATATCTCGCGCGACAATCTGGCGCTGGCGCTGGCGCGGCAAGGGCACGACACCGTGACCGCTTCCGGCGGGACCGAAGCGCTCGGCCTGTTGCGGGAGTCGGACTTCGACATGGTCCTGACCGACCTGATGATGGAGGGGATGGACGGCCTGGCTCTGTTGCGGGAGGTCAAGTCCCGTCATCCCGATGTCGAGGTCGTGGTCATCACCGGATATCCCACGGTGGATACGGCCGTGGAGGCCATGCGGGCCGGAGCGTACGACTATCTGGCCAAGCCGTACCGCATCGACGAGGCCAGGCTGCTGGTGCACAAGGCGCTGGAAAAGCGCAGGCTCAAGCTGGAGGTGGCGCGTCTGCGCGAGCAGTTGCGCGAGCGGACCCTGCCCGTGCCCATGCTTGGCGCGGCTCCGTGCATGGTTGAACTGAAACGGACCATCGCCCAGGTCGCGCCCTCGGACGTGACGGTGCTGATCCTGGGCGAGACCGGGACGGGCAAGGAGGTGGCGGCGCGCATGGTGCACCTCTTCAGCCGACGCTCCGAGGCCCGCTTTCTGGCCATCAACTGCGGCGCGTTCAACGAGGAGTTGCTCGAAAGCGAGCTTTTCGGACATGAACAGGGCGCTTTTTCCGGAGCCACGCGGCAGAAGAAGGGCCTTTTCGAGGCGGCCGAGGGCGGCACGCTTTTTCTCGACGAGGTGGGGGAAATGTCGCTGGCCATGCAGGTCAAGCTCCTGCGCGCCGTGCAGGAGCGATGCATCCGCCGGGTGGGCGGCACCGCCGACATTCCCGTGGACGTGCGGCTCGTGGCCGCGACCAACAAGGATTTGAAGACCGAGGTCGAGACGGGCCGTTTCCGTCAGGATCTGTATTTTCGCCTGAACGTGCTGGTGCTGAACATGCCGCCGCTGGTGCAGCGGCGCGAGGATCTGCCCCTGCTGGCGCGCTATTTCGCGGAGAAGGCCAGCCGGGAGACCGAGCGCCCCGCGCCGGGCATCTCCGACGAGGTCATGGAGATCCTCGGCCGTTACGCCTTTCCGGGCAATGTCCGCGAGCTGCAGAACGTCATCGAGCGGGCCGTGGTCTTCTGCAACGGCGATGAGATCCGTCCGGCGCATCTCTCGCCGGAGCTGCGCGAAGTATCGATGCATGTCAGCCGGGCGGGAGACAGGCAGCCCATGACCCTGGAAGAGTGCGAGCGGGAGCAGATCCGGTGGACCCTGGAGCATGCGGCGGACAATCGCACCCTTGCCGCCAAGCTGCTGGGCATCGACCGGGCCTCCCTGTGGCGCAAGATCAAACGTCACGGCTTGTAG
- a CDS encoding MATE family efflux transporter, whose translation MIHISPATAIIYRRIFKISMPLVVSLGATTIMEFTDRLFLARYSLDAIAAALPAGIMALLAMTIFLGTTSYVSVFVAQYTGQGRPEMVGRAVWQGIYVALLGAVVLGALAFLAEGIFAFGGHSKEIQVLESIYFRTLCLGAGIHLAGGAFAGFFTGQGRTRVVMLANSAGMLLNIPLDYCLINGVGPFPELGILGAGLATVISWGLITAILWIAMRRPENARFRLATDRRLRPELWLRLMRYGLPSGMEFFLDIFAFTVFIFVVGRLGTMELAATNIALNINALAFMPLVGFAMGTSTLVGQAMGAGKPDDVPMVVRASLVLTFAYLAAMSAVFLFVPEAVLHLFQPRDMDPAAFASVVGMGRILLMIVVAYLFFDGVSFIVYGALKGAGDTVFVMTSRLALVFLVMIAPLLAGAWLGFGLYYFWAVSCTFLIMLSLVGWWRFRQGKWRNMLVVEKRPPA comes from the coding sequence ATGATCCACATCTCTCCGGCCACGGCCATCATATACCGACGCATTTTCAAAATATCCATGCCCCTGGTCGTAAGCCTCGGGGCGACCACCATCATGGAGTTCACGGACCGCCTCTTTCTGGCCCGCTATTCCCTCGACGCCATCGCGGCGGCCCTGCCCGCCGGGATCATGGCCCTTTTGGCCATGACCATTTTTCTGGGTACCACGAGCTACGTGTCCGTGTTCGTGGCTCAGTACACCGGCCAGGGGCGTCCCGAGATGGTCGGCAGGGCGGTCTGGCAGGGCATCTATGTGGCGCTTCTGGGCGCGGTCGTGCTGGGGGCGCTGGCCTTTCTGGCCGAGGGCATTTTCGCCTTTGGCGGCCATTCCAAAGAGATCCAGGTCCTTGAATCCATATATTTCAGGACGCTGTGCCTGGGGGCGGGGATTCATCTGGCCGGCGGAGCTTTCGCCGGGTTCTTCACCGGCCAGGGGCGCACGCGCGTGGTCATGCTCGCCAATTCGGCGGGGATGCTCCTGAACATCCCCCTTGACTATTGTCTCATAAACGGCGTCGGGCCGTTTCCGGAGCTGGGTATCCTGGGCGCGGGCCTGGCCACGGTGATAAGCTGGGGTTTGATCACGGCCATTCTCTGGATAGCCATGCGCCGCCCGGAGAACGCCCGGTTCCGTCTGGCCACGGACCGGCGACTGCGGCCCGAGCTGTGGCTGCGGCTCATGCGCTACGGGCTGCCGAGCGGGATGGAATTCTTCCTCGACATCTTCGCCTTCACGGTCTTCATCTTCGTGGTCGGCAGGCTCGGGACCATGGAGCTGGCCGCAACCAACATCGCGCTGAACATCAACGCCCTGGCCTTCATGCCCCTGGTCGGCTTCGCCATGGGTACCAGCACCCTGGTCGGTCAGGCCATGGGCGCGGGCAAGCCCGACGACGTGCCGATGGTGGTGCGGGCCAGCCTTGTGCTGACTTTCGCCTATCTGGCGGCCATGTCGGCGGTTTTTCTTTTCGTCCCGGAAGCGGTCCTGCATCTGTTCCAGCCCCGCGACATGGACCCGGCCGCCTTTGCCTCGGTGGTCGGCATGGGCCGGATCCTGCTCATGATCGTGGTCGCTTACCTGTTCTTCGACGGGGTCAGCTTCATTGTCTATGGGGCGCTCAAAGGGGCGGGGGACACGGTTTTCGTCATGACCTCGCGTCTGGCGCTGGTCTTTCTGGTCATGATCGCGCCGCTATTGGCTGGGGCGTGGCTTGGTTTCGGGCTCTATTATTTCTGGGCCGTGAGCTGCACTTTTTTGATCATGCTCTCGCTTGTGGGGTGGTGGCGCTTCAGGCAGGGAAAATGGCGGAACATGCTGGTGGTGGAGAAAAGGCCGCCCGCGTGA
- a CDS encoding GGDEF domain-containing protein, whose protein sequence is MDDVGAGYSRLSTVVNERKSVESVAKNAHEMLEAYDEAIVTSGGQFLGVVTVQKMLTTLAQVQVEMAKGTNPLTGIPGNVALEKEIETRLRRGKPFCMLYADLDNFKVYNDVYGFKDGDLVILLLGRIMTWAISRHGHSGDFLAHIGGDDFVAMVNPEKAERICQAVTRCFKRLILNCYHAQDRARGWIMGKGRDGREQQFPLVSVSIGIVDCMAPCSLQALGEKAAQIKGYAKTLPGNVYVRDRRGNKECTQAA, encoded by the coding sequence GTGGACGATGTAGGAGCGGGCTACTCCAGATTGTCCACCGTCGTGAACGAACGCAAATCCGTGGAATCAGTGGCCAAGAACGCCCACGAAATGCTGGAAGCCTATGACGAGGCCATTGTCACCAGTGGCGGACAATTTCTGGGTGTGGTTACGGTGCAGAAGATGCTGACCACCCTGGCGCAGGTTCAGGTCGAGATGGCCAAGGGCACCAACCCGCTGACCGGCATCCCGGGCAACGTGGCGCTGGAGAAGGAAATCGAGACGAGGCTCAGGCGGGGCAAGCCCTTCTGCATGCTCTACGCGGACCTGGACAACTTCAAGGTCTACAATGACGTCTACGGCTTCAAGGACGGCGACCTCGTCATACTGCTGCTGGGGCGCATCATGACCTGGGCCATCTCCAGGCATGGGCACAGCGGAGACTTTCTGGCCCACATCGGCGGGGATGATTTCGTGGCCATGGTCAATCCGGAGAAGGCGGAACGCATCTGTCAGGCCGTCACCCGCTGCTTCAAAAGGCTCATCCTGAACTGCTACCATGCCCAGGATCGCGCCAGGGGCTGGATCATGGGCAAGGGCCGGGACGGCAGGGAGCAGCAGTTCCCGCTGGTTTCCGTGTCCATCGGCATCGTGGACTGCATGGCCCCGTGCAGCCTCCAGGCCCTGGGGGAAAAAGCGGCCCAGATCAAGGGATACGCCAAGACCCTGCCCGGCAACGTCTATGTTCGGGACCGGCGCGGCAACAAGGAATGCACCCAGGCGGCATGA